A genomic stretch from Budorcas taxicolor isolate Tak-1 chromosome 15, Takin1.1, whole genome shotgun sequence includes:
- the LOC128060234 gene encoding olfactory receptor 5B2-like, which translates to MENSTEVTGFILLGLSSAPELRSLLCIMFDLIYLVTLVGSLGMITLILLDPRLHTPMYFFLSNLSLVDFGYSSTVTPKAMAGVLIGDKFISYNACAAQMFFFVAFATVENYLLASMAYDRYAAVCRPLHYTTTMTASVSAHLAIGSYICGFLNACFHVGDIFSLPFCKSITVHHFFCDVPAVLALSCSEKHISEVVLIFMLSFNVSFALLVILISYLFIFVNILKMHSAQGHQKAFSTCASHLTTVSIFYGTVIFMYLQPSSSHSLDSDKVASVFYAMVIPMLNPLVYSLRNKEVKSAFKKVVEKTDISVGLGLLTL; encoded by the coding sequence ATGGAAAACAGCACGGAAGTGACTGGGTTCATCCTCCTCGGACTATCCAGTGCCCCTGAGCTGCGGAGCCTCCTCTGTATCATGTTCGATCTCATATACCTCGTCACTCTGGTCGGAAGCCTGGGAATGATCACACTGATTCTCTTGGACCCTCGTCTGCACACTCCTATGTACTTTTTCCTCAGTAACCTGTCTCTGGTGGACTTTGGCTACTCCTCCACCGTCACTCCAAAAGCCATGGCTGGGGTACTTATCGGAGACAAGTTCATCTCCTACAACGCATGTGCTGCTCAGATGTTCTTCTTCGTCGCCTTTGCTACTGTGGAAAATTATCTTCTGGCCTCAATGGCCTATGATCGCTATGCAGCCGTGTGCAGACCTCTGCATTATACCACAACTATGACGGCAAGTGTGTCTGCTCATCTGGCCATAGGGTCCTACATCTGTGGGTTTCTCAATGCCTGCTTCCATGTTGGAGACATATTCAGTCTTCCTTTCTGTAAGTCCATCACGGTCcatcatttcttctgtgatgtCCCAGCTGTCCTGGCTCTCTCTTGCTCTGAAAAACACATTAGCGAGGTGGTTCTTATtttcatgttgagctttaatgTCTCTTTTGCCCTTCTGGTTATACTGATCTCCTACCTGTTCATATTTGTAAACATCTTGAAGATGCACTCAGCTCAGGGTCACCAgaaggccttctccacctgcgCTTCCCACCTCACCACTGTCTCCATCTTCTACGGGACCGTCATCTTCATGTACTTACAGCCCAGCTCCAGCCACTCCCTGGACTCAGACAAAGTAGCATCCGTGTTCTACGCCATGGTCATCCCCATGCTGAACCCACTGGtctacagcctgaggaacaaGGAGGTCAAGAGTGCATTCAAGAAGGTAGTTGAGAAGACAGATATATCTGTAGGGCTGGGACTTTTAACACTGTAG
- the LOC128060238 gene encoding olfactory receptor 5B2-like — MSFMVNSTEVNEFRLLGLTDAPELQVPLFILFTLIYLITLTGNLGMITLILLDSRLHTPMYFLLSNLSLVDCVYSSAVTPKVMAGLLTGDKVISYGGCVAQMFFFVAFASVDCLLLAAMACDRHAAVRKPLHYASTVTPSVCAQMVVACYVWGFAESAIHTGLTFCLSFCHSNVVHHFFCDIPPILALSCSDIYVNEMVLFILAAFNVFFALMVIVSSYLFIFFAILRMHSAEGQKKAFSTCSSHLTAVTIFYGTVIFMYLQPSSSHSMDTDQMASVFYTIIIPMLNPLVYSLRNKEVSNAFRRALEKMKLLFST, encoded by the coding sequence ATGTCCTTCATGGTGAACAGCACTGAGGTGAATGAGTTTAGACTCTTGGGACTGACGGATGCCCCAGAGTTGCAAGTCCCCCTGTTTATATTATTCACGCTCATATATCTCATCACTCTCACTGGAAATCTTGGGATGATCACGTTGATTCTGCTGGACTCTCgtctccacacccccatgtattTTCTCCTCAGTAACCTCTCTCTGGTGGATTGTGTTTACTCTTCAGCTGTGACTCCCAAGGTGATGGCCGGGCTTCTCACAGGAGATAAGGTCATCTCCTACGGGGGATGTGTGGCTCAGATGTTCTTCTTTGTGGCCTTTGCCAGTGTAGACTGCTTGCTCCTAGCTGCCATGGCCTGTGATCGGCATGCCGCCGTGCGTAAGCCTCTACATTATGCCAGCACTGTGACCcccagtgtgtgtgctcagatggTCGTGGCCTGCTATGTCTGGGGATTTGCTGAGTCTGCCATCCACACTGGACTCACTTTCTGCCTCTCCTTCTGCCATTCCAATGTGGTCCATCACTTCTTCTGTGATATTCCTCCAATCCTGGCTCTTTCCTGCTCTGATATCTACGTAAATGAGATGGTGCTCTTTATTCTAGCAGCTTTCAATGTCTTTTTTGCCCTGATGGTAATTGTGAGCTCCTatctgtttatattctttgccatCCTGAGAATGCACTCAGCGGAGGGACAGAAGAAAGCCTTTTCCACCTGTTCTTCTCACCTCACTGCTGTCACCATCTTCTATGGAACTGTGATCTTCATGTACTTACAGCCAAGTTCTAGTCATTCTATGGACACCGACCAGATGGCATCTGTGTTCTATACAATAATCATCCCCATGTTGAACCCTCTCGTCTATAGTCTAAGGAATAAAGAGGTTAGTAATGCTTTCAGGAGAGCCCTTGAGAAGATGAAGCTTCTTTTCAGTACATAG
- the LOC128060004 gene encoding olfactory receptor 5B2-like, producing MENNTEVTEFTLLGLTSAPGLQVLLFIIFTLIYLVNVVGTLGLILLILLDSCLHIAMYFFLTNLSLVDFCHSTAVMPKVMAGLLVGAQVISYHACTAQRSFSAAFAAVESYLSASMAYDRYTAVCEPLCYNTTMTARVCTCMAVDPYFCGFLNASVHTGNIFRLCFCRPNVLHHFFCDVPAVMALSCSDKRISELILHVVASFSNVFVLLVILISYLFIFTTILKMHSAEAYQKALSTCASHLTTVSIFCGPGIFTYSQPSSSHSMDTDKILSVFYAMVIPMLKPLIYSLRNKEVKNAFKKLVMKAKFSKLHLLKL from the coding sequence ATGGAAAATAATACAGAAGTGACTGAATTCACCCTGCTGGGACTCACCAGTGCCCCAGGACTGCAGGTCCTCCTGTTTATAATATTCACGCTCATTTATCTTGTCAATGTGGTTGGAACTCTGGGACTGATCCTGCTGATTCTCTTGGACTCTTGTCTCCACATTGCCATGTACTTTTTCCTTACAAATCTGTCTCTGGTGGACTTCTGCCACTCCACAGCTGTCATGCCCAAGGTGATGGCTGGGCTCCTTGTAGGAGCCCAGGTCATCTCCTACCATGCATGCACTGCTCAAAGGTCCTTTTCTGCAGCATTTGCCGCTGTGGAAAGTTACCTGTCGGCCtcaatggcctatgaccgctacaCAGCAGTGTGCGAACCCCTATGTTATAACACCACCATGACAGCACGTGTGTGTACTTGTATGGCTGTGGATCCCTACTTCTGTGGTTTCCTGAATGCCTCTGTCCACACAGGAAACATTTTCCGGCTCTGCTTCTGTAGGCCCAATGTGCTCCACCACTTTTTCTGCGATGTTCCAGCAGTCATGGCTCTCTCCTGCTCTGATAAACGCATCAGTGAGCTGATTCTCCATGTGGTGGCAAGTTTCAGCAATGTGTTTGTGCTCCTGGTTATCTTGATTTCCTACCTGTTCATATTTACCACCATCTTGAAGATGCACTCGGCTGAGGCCTATCAGAAGGCTTTATCCACCTGCGCGTCTCACCTCACCACAGTCTCCATCTTCTGTGGGCCAGGCATCTTTACGTACTCCCAGCCCAGCTCCAGTCATTCCATGGACACAGACAAAATTCTGTCTGTGTTCTATGCCATGGTCATCCCCATGCTCAAGCCCTTGATCTATAGTTTGAGGAACAAGGAGGTCAAAAATGCTTTCAAGAAGTTGGTTATGAAGGCAAAATTTTCTAAGCTTCACCTTTTAAAGTTGTAG
- the LOC128060237 gene encoding olfactory receptor 5B2-like → MENGTEGTDSILVGLTNAPELQIPLFIVFTLICLISVFGNLGMITLILLDSRLHTPMYFFIINLSLVDFGYSSAVTPKVMAEFLRADKVISYNACATQILFFAAFASVEIFLLAAMAYDRHAAVCEPLHYTITMKTSVCARLAIGSYVCGFVNASIHVGGTFSLSLCKSKVVPHFFCDIPAVMALSCSDKHVREVVLVLISSFNVFFALLVIFISYLLIFITILKMQSAKGYQKVLSTCASHLSAVSIFYGTIIFMYLQPSANHSMDADKVASVFYAMVIPMLNPIVYSLRNKKVKSAFKKVWGKAKFSLGFAF, encoded by the coding sequence ATGGAGAATGGTACAGAGGGGACAGATTCCATCTTGGTGGGTCTAACCAATGCTCCAGAACTTCAGATCCCCCTCTTTATTGTTTTCACCCTCATTTGCCTCATCAGTGTTTTTGGAAACCTGGGGATGATCACACTGATCCTGTTGGACTCCCGTCTCCACACCCCAATGTACTTTTTCATCATTAATCTGTCTTTGGTGGACTTTGGCTACTCCTCAGCTGTCACACCGAAAGTGATGGCTGAGTTTCTTAGAGCAGACAAAGTCATCTCATACAACGCCTGTGCTACTCAGATACTCTTTTTCGCAGCCTTTGCCAGTGTGGAAATTTTCCTCTTAGCTGCAATGGCCTATGATCGGCACGCCGCAGTGTGTGAACCCCTACATTACACCATCACCATGAAGACAAGTGTGTGTGCCCGTCTGGCCATAGGCTCCTACGTCTGTGGATTCGTGAATGCCTCCATCCATGTTGGGGGCACATTCAGTCTTTCTCTGTGTAAGTCCAAGGTGGTCCCTCACTTTTTCTGTGATATTCCAGCTGTCATGGCTCTCTCTTGCTCTGATAAACATGTTAGAGAGGTGGTTCTCGTTTTAATTTCAAGCTTTAATGTCTTTTTTGCTCTTCTGGTAATATTTATTTCCTACCTTCTCATATTTATCACCATCTTGAAGATGCAGTCAGCTAAGGGATACCAAAAAGTCTTGTCCACCTGCGCTAGTCACCTCTCGGCAGTCAGCATCTTCTATGGGACCATCATCTTCATGTACTTACAACCCAGCGCCAACCATTCCATGGACGCAGACAAAGTGGCCTCTGTGTTCTATGCTATGGTCATCCCCATGCTGAACCCTATAGtctacagcctgaggaacaaAAAGGTGAAAAGTGCATTCAAGAAGGTTTGGGGGAAGGCAAAATTCTCTCTAGGATTTGCATTTTAA